In a single window of the Subtercola sp. PAMC28395 genome:
- a CDS encoding FAD-binding domain-containing protein, whose protein sequence is MFTPTRAAALDALELFLPHAGRDYARDRNHDTGLERTNVSRLSPYLRHRLLTEHEVVAAVLARHRLPDCEKFVQEVFWRTYWKGWLEQNPEVWHRYRREVGEFWLDTDAVSSDYRHAVTGRSGIDAMDAWVSELVITGYLHNHTRMWFASIWIFTLRLPWQLGADFFYRHLLDGDAASNTLSWRWVAGLQTAGKTYLATAENISRYTDGRFAPTGLATSDRALVEDPLPPRSAASVADPITRVGRIGLLLHEEDLDAASLGHDHPWLTPELQAFGTGHSGGEVVATAAFADPADRSPASVSDAVHSFTAGALEDAASRGRSSPSRPATVLPDTLDSTVLRWAESERLDAVVVPAAPVGPVQERLAALGNALASEGLTMTTVTRRWDALAWPHASRGFFAFRERIPDLLNQQGL, encoded by the coding sequence ATGTTCACTCCTACCCGCGCCGCCGCACTCGACGCCCTCGAGTTGTTTCTCCCGCACGCTGGGCGCGACTACGCCCGCGATCGCAACCATGACACCGGGCTCGAGCGCACGAATGTCTCCCGTCTCTCGCCCTACCTGAGGCACCGGCTCCTGACGGAGCATGAGGTGGTGGCTGCGGTCCTCGCACGGCATCGCCTGCCTGATTGCGAGAAGTTCGTTCAGGAGGTGTTCTGGCGCACCTACTGGAAGGGATGGCTCGAGCAGAACCCCGAGGTGTGGCACCGATACCGCCGCGAGGTGGGCGAGTTCTGGCTCGACACTGATGCAGTGTCGTCTGACTACCGACACGCCGTCACGGGGCGCAGCGGCATCGATGCGATGGATGCCTGGGTAAGCGAGCTCGTCATCACCGGATATCTGCACAACCACACGCGCATGTGGTTCGCCAGCATCTGGATCTTCACCCTGCGGTTGCCGTGGCAGCTCGGGGCCGACTTCTTCTACCGTCACCTCCTTGACGGCGATGCCGCCTCGAACACCCTCTCGTGGCGGTGGGTCGCCGGGCTCCAGACCGCCGGAAAGACGTATCTGGCGACAGCAGAGAACATCTCGCGCTATACCGACGGCAGATTCGCACCCACCGGTCTGGCCACTTCGGATCGAGCGCTCGTCGAAGATCCTCTGCCGCCGCGGAGCGCGGCTTCCGTCGCAGACCCGATTACCCGAGTTGGCCGTATCGGCCTGCTGCTGCACGAGGAGGATCTCGATGCAGCGAGCCTGGGCCACGATCATCCCTGGCTCACACCCGAGCTTCAGGCGTTCGGCACCGGGCACTCTGGCGGTGAAGTGGTCGCAACCGCCGCGTTCGCCGACCCGGCCGACCGTTCCCCGGCGAGCGTGTCTGATGCCGTGCACTCCTTCACCGCGGGGGCCCTCGAGGATGCCGCGTCGCGAGGTCGAAGCTCGCCCTCCCGCCCTGCAACAGTGCTGCCAGACACCCTCGACTCGACGGTACTTCGGTGGGCGGAGTCAGAACGCCTCGACGCTGTGGTCGTGCCCGCGGCGCCGGTCGGCCCTGTGCAGGAGCGGCTGGCGGCGCTCGGCAATGCCCTCGCTTCAGAGGGGCTCACGATGACGACAGTCACGCGCCGGTGGGACGCGCTCGCCTGGCCGCACGCATCCCGCGGCTTCTTCGCCTTCCGCGAGCGCATCCCCGACTTGCTCAACCAGCAGGGCCTCTGA
- a CDS encoding LacI family DNA-binding transcriptional regulator, which yields MTDEPSRDDPRPRPASVFDVAKLAGVSHQTVSRVLNEHPSLRASTRQKVLDAMRELNYRPNAAARALSSSRSRMIGILSTSSGEYGPATIVTAIEAAARSRGYSVSIANADGLDLTSIDEAVSHLAELSAEGLVVVAPQLQVLDALSRLTITIPYITLQAVSSDGSGGGPLDQVVGARLATAHLISLGHTRIGHIAGPADWLDANLRLTGFRDETASYGLDQELVVAGDWSAASGHRAALELLDLGVTAIFAGNDQMALGALSAAATAGVDVPGHLSVVGFDDLPEAAFYLPALTTIRQDLAEAGRQSVALLLGETDVLPSVHPELIVRASTAEFRL from the coding sequence ATGACCGACGAACCCTCGCGCGACGACCCGCGGCCGCGGCCAGCGAGCGTCTTCGACGTTGCGAAGCTGGCGGGCGTCTCACACCAGACCGTGTCACGGGTTCTCAACGAGCATCCGAGCCTGCGGGCATCCACTCGCCAGAAGGTGCTCGATGCAATGCGCGAGCTGAATTACCGGCCGAATGCAGCCGCGCGGGCGCTCTCCTCGAGCAGGTCACGGATGATCGGAATCCTCTCGACCTCGAGCGGCGAGTATGGCCCGGCGACGATCGTCACCGCCATCGAGGCGGCCGCGCGCAGCAGGGGCTACAGCGTCTCGATCGCCAACGCCGACGGCCTCGACCTCACGTCGATCGACGAGGCCGTGAGTCACCTCGCGGAGCTGTCTGCCGAAGGGCTCGTCGTGGTGGCACCGCAGCTGCAGGTGCTGGATGCCCTCTCCAGACTCACGATCACGATTCCGTACATCACGCTGCAGGCGGTCTCGAGTGACGGGTCGGGCGGCGGCCCACTGGACCAGGTGGTCGGGGCCCGGCTGGCGACCGCTCATCTCATCAGTCTCGGCCACACCCGCATCGGGCACATCGCCGGGCCCGCGGACTGGCTCGACGCGAACCTGCGTCTCACGGGCTTTCGCGACGAAACTGCCTCATATGGCCTCGACCAGGAGCTCGTCGTGGCTGGCGACTGGAGTGCGGCATCGGGTCACCGGGCTGCGCTCGAGCTTCTTGACCTGGGCGTGACGGCCATTTTCGCAGGAAACGACCAGATGGCCCTCGGCGCGCTGAGCGCCGCAGCGACTGCGGGGGTCGATGTACCCGGGCACCTCAGCGTCGTGGGTTTCGATGACCTTCCCGAGGCCGCGTTCTACCTCCCCGCACTCACGACGATCCGCCAGGATCTCGCCGAGGCCGGTCGCCAGTCGGTCGCGCTTCTCCTGGGCGAGACCGACGTGCTTCCGTCTGTGCATCCGGAGCTCATCGTGCGCGCTTCCACGGCCGAATTCCGCTTGTGA
- a CDS encoding xylulokinase, with product MTESSITEASGSESAADQMREAIANGRTSLGIELGSTRIKACLVGDDASVVLAVGSHEWENEFVDRVWTYSLESVWSGIQSAYADLVADVERRYGVLPLTFGAIGVSAMMHGYLAFDEDDKLLVPFRTWRNTTTGPAATELTAAFGLNIPLRWSVAHLHQAVLDAEPHVTQVRHITTLAGYVHSRLTGRTVLGIGDASGMFPIDSQTKNYDATLLMSYDELVAEKAPGLKLAELLPEVLVAGQPAGSLTAHGAALLDPSGTLQPGAVFCPPEGDAGTGMVATCSVAPRTGNVSTGTSIFAMVVLERPLEHVHHELDLVTTPAGDAVAMVHCNNGASELAAWAGLFGRFAVAAGTTIDADAVYETLFSEALAGEADAGGLLAYNYLAGEPIAGLSEGRPLVVRTPDSRFTLANFMRAQLYGVFGTLSLGMRVLGGEGVAVDEMFAHGGMFRTLGVAQRFLAGALDARVTVTETASEGGAWGMAILASFVSAAPSGQGLDSYLRDRVFAGAAFQTIAPDADDVAGFTAYLDRYETGLAVERAAVDALSNN from the coding sequence ATGACCGAGTCCTCCATCACCGAAGCCTCGGGATCCGAGTCCGCAGCAGATCAGATGCGCGAAGCCATCGCGAACGGGCGAACCTCGCTCGGGATCGAGTTGGGTTCGACACGCATCAAGGCGTGCCTCGTCGGCGACGATGCCTCCGTCGTGCTCGCCGTGGGCAGCCACGAGTGGGAGAACGAGTTCGTCGACCGCGTGTGGACGTATTCGCTCGAGAGCGTGTGGTCGGGCATCCAGTCGGCTTATGCAGACCTGGTCGCCGATGTGGAGCGTCGGTATGGCGTGCTGCCACTGACGTTCGGCGCGATCGGGGTGTCCGCGATGATGCACGGCTATCTCGCGTTCGACGAGGACGACAAGCTGCTCGTGCCCTTCAGAACCTGGCGCAACACTACGACCGGCCCTGCCGCCACTGAGCTCACCGCAGCCTTCGGACTGAACATTCCGCTGCGCTGGTCTGTGGCGCACCTGCACCAGGCCGTGCTCGACGCCGAGCCGCACGTTACCCAGGTTCGGCACATCACGACGCTGGCCGGGTACGTGCACAGCAGGCTCACTGGCCGAACCGTGCTCGGCATCGGCGACGCTTCGGGCATGTTCCCCATCGACTCGCAGACGAAGAACTACGACGCGACCCTTCTGATGAGCTACGACGAGCTCGTCGCCGAGAAGGCCCCTGGCCTGAAGCTCGCCGAGTTGCTGCCTGAGGTGCTCGTTGCCGGGCAGCCGGCCGGTTCGCTGACGGCACACGGCGCCGCGCTGCTCGACCCCAGTGGCACGCTCCAACCCGGCGCGGTGTTCTGCCCGCCTGAGGGCGACGCGGGCACCGGTATGGTCGCCACCTGCTCTGTCGCACCCCGCACGGGCAACGTCAGCACTGGCACCAGCATCTTCGCGATGGTCGTGCTGGAGCGCCCCCTCGAACACGTGCACCACGAGCTCGACCTCGTCACCACACCCGCGGGCGACGCGGTGGCAATGGTGCACTGCAACAACGGAGCAAGCGAACTCGCGGCCTGGGCCGGCCTCTTCGGTCGCTTCGCCGTTGCCGCTGGTACGACGATCGATGCCGACGCCGTCTACGAGACGCTCTTCAGCGAAGCACTCGCGGGCGAGGCCGACGCAGGCGGCCTGCTGGCCTACAACTATCTCGCCGGCGAACCGATCGCCGGTCTCAGCGAGGGCCGACCGCTGGTGGTTCGCACGCCCGACAGCCGGTTCACGCTCGCCAACTTCATGCGCGCGCAGCTCTACGGGGTCTTCGGCACGCTCAGCCTCGGCATGCGCGTTCTGGGCGGCGAGGGCGTGGCCGTGGACGAGATGTTCGCGCACGGCGGTATGTTCCGGACCCTCGGCGTGGCCCAGAGATTCCTCGCCGGCGCACTCGACGCACGGGTCACCGTCACCGAGACCGCATCAGAGGGTGGTGCGTGGGGAATGGCGATCCTGGCCTCCTTCGTTTCCGCGGCCCCATCGGGCCAGGGACTCGACTCCTACCTCCGTGATCGTGTGTTCGCCGGAGCGGCTTTCCAGACGATCGCCCCCGACGCCGACGATGTCGCCGGTTTCACCGCGTACCTCGACCGTTACGAGACAGGGCTGGCCGTGGAGCGAGCCGCCGTCGACGCCCTTTCCAACAACTGA
- the araA gene encoding L-arabinose isomerase — MSTLESSLDPYEIWFFTGSQNLYGEETLRQVAEQSQQIVQTLGGTDTIPVKIVWKPVLKDAESIRRAALDVNADDSVIGVIAWMHTFSPAKMWIGGLEALQKPLLHLHTQANVELPYADIDFDFMNLNQAAHGDREFGYIQTRLGVARKTVVGHASNPRVQSQIADWSRAAAGWQAVKTLKLARFGDNMRYVAVTEGDKTEAEIRFGVQVNTWGVNDLAAAVDAASDTAVDTLVAEYEDLYEVAPELRKGGDRHQSLRDGAAIEIGLRSFLEEGGFGAFTTSFEDLGSLKQLPGLAVQRLMAEGYGFGAEGDWKTAILVRAANVMGAGLPGGASLMEDYTYDLVDGAETILGAHMLEVSPSLTSSKPTLEIHPLGIGGKDDPVRLVFTADPGPAVVVAMSDMRDRFRLVANVVEVVEPRAPLPNLPVGRAVWRPAPDFATSAAAWLTAGAAHHTVMSTAVGIEVFEDFAAIAKTELLTIDKDTTLKAFANEVRWNQAYYRLAQGL; from the coding sequence TTGAGCACACTCGAATCATCTCTTGACCCCTACGAGATCTGGTTCTTCACCGGAAGTCAGAACCTCTATGGCGAGGAGACCCTCCGCCAGGTCGCTGAGCAGTCGCAGCAGATCGTGCAGACCCTTGGCGGCACCGACACCATTCCGGTGAAGATCGTCTGGAAGCCGGTGCTGAAAGACGCGGAGTCGATTCGCCGCGCCGCACTCGATGTCAACGCCGACGACTCTGTCATCGGCGTCATCGCATGGATGCACACCTTCTCCCCCGCGAAGATGTGGATCGGCGGGCTCGAAGCACTTCAGAAGCCACTCCTGCACCTGCACACGCAGGCCAACGTCGAGTTGCCCTACGCCGACATCGACTTCGACTTCATGAACCTCAACCAGGCGGCCCACGGAGACCGGGAGTTCGGATACATCCAGACCCGTCTCGGTGTGGCGCGAAAGACCGTCGTCGGTCACGCCTCGAATCCGCGAGTGCAGAGCCAGATCGCGGACTGGTCGCGCGCCGCGGCCGGCTGGCAGGCCGTAAAGACGCTCAAGCTCGCTCGTTTCGGCGACAACATGCGCTACGTCGCAGTCACCGAGGGCGACAAGACAGAAGCAGAGATCCGCTTCGGTGTGCAGGTCAACACCTGGGGAGTGAACGATCTTGCTGCTGCCGTCGATGCGGCCAGTGACACCGCTGTCGACACACTCGTCGCCGAGTACGAAGACCTCTACGAGGTTGCGCCCGAGCTCCGCAAGGGCGGCGACCGCCACCAGTCCCTTCGCGACGGTGCCGCGATCGAGATCGGCCTGCGCTCCTTCCTCGAAGAGGGCGGTTTCGGCGCGTTCACCACGAGCTTCGAAGACCTCGGATCTCTCAAGCAACTGCCCGGACTTGCTGTGCAGCGGCTGATGGCCGAGGGCTATGGCTTCGGCGCAGAAGGTGACTGGAAGACCGCGATCCTCGTTCGTGCAGCGAACGTCATGGGCGCCGGCCTCCCGGGTGGCGCGAGCCTGATGGAGGACTACACCTATGACCTCGTCGACGGTGCGGAGACCATTCTGGGTGCGCACATGCTCGAAGTCAGCCCTTCGCTCACCTCATCGAAGCCGACTCTCGAGATCCACCCGCTCGGCATCGGCGGTAAAGACGACCCGGTGCGCCTGGTCTTCACCGCCGACCCCGGGCCCGCCGTCGTCGTCGCCATGAGTGACATGCGCGACCGCTTCCGTCTGGTCGCCAACGTGGTCGAGGTCGTCGAGCCCCGCGCTCCCCTGCCGAACCTGCCCGTCGGCCGCGCCGTCTGGCGGCCGGCCCCCGACTTCGCAACGTCGGCCGCGGCGTGGCTCACCGCAGGCGCTGCCCACCACACCGTGATGTCGACGGCTGTGGGTATCGAGGTGTTCGAGGATTTCGCAGCAATCGCGAAGACCGAACTGCTCACCATCGACAAGGACACCACCCTGAAGGCCTTCGCCAACGAGGTGCGCTGGAACCAGGCCTACTACCGGCTCGCGCAGGGGCTGTAA
- a CDS encoding YcnI family protein has translation MNSTAIRRAGLAVSLTAFLALAAPLAASAHVHVDPGQATAGEYSTLTFTVPNESATASTTKLEIDLPTDTPFGSVSYQPVPGWSAEVVQSTLATPVKTDDGTVTEAPTKITWTAGAGAGIAPGQYQLFAISVGPIPSTGSILLPTHQTYSDGTVSDWVNPTPASGIEPEDPAPTLYVNDPAPVEAGATGATVSATPSAGPAASPAESNSGSAALAVGLGLGALALGAVALVISVLAFTRRRGTPTN, from the coding sequence ATGAACAGCACCGCAATCCGACGGGCCGGCCTGGCCGTCTCCCTGACAGCCTTTCTCGCCCTCGCGGCTCCGCTTGCAGCGAGTGCCCACGTGCACGTCGATCCCGGCCAGGCAACGGCGGGTGAATACTCCACTCTCACCTTCACGGTGCCCAATGAATCAGCGACAGCGAGCACGACGAAGCTCGAGATCGACCTGCCCACCGATACCCCGTTCGGCAGCGTCTCCTACCAGCCGGTACCCGGCTGGAGCGCGGAGGTGGTCCAGAGCACGCTGGCTACACCGGTGAAGACCGACGACGGAACCGTGACAGAAGCCCCGACGAAGATCACCTGGACAGCCGGTGCCGGAGCGGGAATAGCACCGGGCCAGTACCAACTCTTCGCCATCTCAGTCGGTCCGATCCCCAGTACCGGCAGTATCCTCCTGCCGACTCACCAGACGTACTCCGACGGCACCGTCTCCGACTGGGTGAACCCGACACCTGCGTCGGGCATCGAGCCGGAAGACCCCGCACCGACGCTCTACGTGAACGACCCTGCTCCGGTCGAAGCAGGCGCAACGGGAGCAACCGTGTCGGCGACTCCGAGTGCGGGGCCCGCGGCATCGCCAGCCGAATCGAACTCCGGTTCAGCAGCCCTGGCCGTCGGTCTCGGCCTCGGCGCTCTGGCTCTCGGGGCGGTCGCACTGGTGATCTCGGTGCTGGCGTTCACCCGCAGACGCGGTACGCCCACGAACTGA
- a CDS encoding rhodanese-like domain-containing protein — MNEITVTQLSELQGATLIDVREPDEYAAVRVPGAINIPLGTLADAQLPEGEVYVICQLGGRSAKATEYLSGAGVTATNIAGGTAAWVQAGLPTDSGTA; from the coding sequence ATGAACGAGATAACTGTGACTCAACTGTCAGAGCTCCAGGGTGCGACCCTGATCGACGTGCGCGAACCCGACGAATACGCTGCGGTGCGGGTGCCGGGTGCGATCAATATTCCGCTGGGTACTCTCGCCGACGCGCAGCTGCCTGAGGGTGAGGTCTATGTGATCTGCCAGCTGGGTGGCCGCAGCGCCAAGGCGACCGAATATCTCAGCGGGGCCGGGGTCACGGCGACGAACATCGCCGGTGGCACGGCGGCGTGGGTGCAGGCCGGGTTGCCGACCGATTCCGGTACTGCCTGA
- a CDS encoding isopenicillin N synthase family oxygenase, whose protein sequence is MISLPVLDLSRLDQGPAEAQAFRDELREVTHTVGFFYLTGHGVPSSLIDELVAVSRRFFDLPEEQKLAIENVHSPQFRGYTRVGGELTAGGVDWREQIDIGIDRDVVTDPSSADYWRLEGPNLWPEQLPELREVIDRWTSELNAVAMRLMRAWALALGSPESVFDEAFADHPFSLIKIVRYPGESKDTPKQGVGSHRDGGVLTLLMVEPGKGGLQVEHDGEWIEAPPMPGAFVVNIGEMLELATGGYLKATLHRVESPKVGSERISIPFFFNPALDTVMPRLELPAELAAEARGLSVDPNDSPILETYGENALRYRLRAHPNVVEIHHADLLQRTAR, encoded by the coding sequence GTGATCTCCTTACCCGTACTCGACCTCTCCCGCCTCGACCAGGGCCCTGCCGAGGCCCAAGCCTTCCGCGACGAGCTGCGGGAGGTGACGCACACTGTCGGCTTCTTCTACCTCACCGGGCACGGCGTACCCTCTTCTCTGATCGACGAGCTGGTCGCCGTCTCCCGCCGCTTCTTCGACCTGCCAGAAGAGCAGAAGCTCGCCATCGAGAACGTGCACAGCCCCCAGTTCCGCGGCTACACGCGCGTGGGCGGTGAACTCACCGCAGGAGGCGTCGACTGGAGGGAACAGATCGACATCGGCATCGATCGCGACGTCGTCACAGATCCGTCTTCAGCGGACTATTGGCGTCTCGAAGGCCCGAACCTGTGGCCGGAGCAGCTGCCCGAGCTCCGCGAGGTGATCGACCGCTGGACGAGCGAGCTCAACGCCGTCGCGATGCGACTCATGCGTGCGTGGGCGCTCGCGCTGGGCTCGCCCGAGAGCGTGTTCGACGAAGCGTTCGCCGATCATCCGTTCTCACTGATCAAGATCGTGCGGTACCCCGGGGAATCGAAGGACACGCCGAAGCAGGGCGTCGGTTCGCATCGTGATGGGGGAGTGCTCACGCTGCTCATGGTCGAACCCGGTAAGGGCGGCCTGCAGGTCGAGCACGACGGAGAGTGGATCGAGGCGCCGCCGATGCCGGGTGCGTTCGTGGTGAACATCGGAGAGATGCTCGAACTCGCGACGGGTGGGTACCTCAAGGCGACGCTTCACAGGGTCGAGTCGCCGAAGGTGGGGTCTGAGCGGATCTCGATCCCGTTCTTCTTCAACCCGGCGCTCGACACGGTGATGCCGAGACTCGAACTGCCGGCCGAACTCGCAGCTGAGGCCAGAGGGCTCTCGGTCGACCCCAACGACAGCCCGATTCTCGAGACCTACGGGGAGAACGCCCTGCGGTATCGCCTGCGCGCCCACCCGAACGTGGTCGAGATCCACCACGCCGACCTGCTCCAGCGCACGGCTCGGTAA
- the cls gene encoding cardiolipin synthase produces MHEVETVTLLLVLAHVVIGFIATVLVSANRRPSAAIAWVLTIIFIPFAGAFVFFLIGFGRLPAARRAKQREVNELMLARTEGLSQVSHREEWPEWLESAARLNLNLGALPMVGGNRAELLPDYQGSIDRMIEAIDTATEYVHVQFYILVLDDTTAPFFDALRRACTRGVVVRVLSDHVSGFLLPRRTETLAEFSEMGAEWRAMLPLRPLKGQWQRPDLRNHRKLVVVDGRIGFTGSQNLIDSTYLKKKNIARGLHWHELMMSLEGPAVRELDAVFVSDWYSETDELLALDTSPVTLGAAPGLLDAQVLPSGPSFENDNNLKLYVLLIQNARKRVSITSPYFVPEESTLLALITAASRGLDVELFVSAIGDQTLVYHAQRSYYEALLRAGVSIYLYRAPTVLHSKHFSIDDDVAVVGSSNMDIRSFSLNMEVSVLVQGREFVDRLRAVEDDYRANSDVLDLETWLKRPLGQKISDNLARLTSSLQ; encoded by the coding sequence ATGCACGAAGTCGAGACCGTCACCCTGCTCCTCGTGCTGGCACACGTCGTCATCGGGTTCATCGCCACCGTGCTCGTGTCCGCGAACCGCAGGCCGTCTGCTGCGATCGCCTGGGTGCTCACCATCATCTTCATCCCGTTCGCGGGCGCGTTCGTGTTCTTTCTCATCGGGTTCGGCCGTCTGCCGGCGGCGCGACGGGCGAAACAGCGCGAGGTGAATGAGCTCATGCTCGCACGCACCGAGGGCCTCTCGCAGGTGAGTCACCGAGAAGAATGGCCGGAGTGGCTCGAGTCTGCGGCGCGCCTGAACCTGAACCTCGGTGCCCTGCCAATGGTCGGCGGCAATCGTGCAGAGCTGTTGCCCGACTACCAGGGCTCGATCGACCGGATGATCGAAGCCATCGACACCGCGACCGAGTACGTGCACGTGCAGTTCTACATCCTGGTGCTCGACGACACGACGGCACCCTTCTTCGACGCTCTGCGCCGGGCATGCACTCGAGGAGTCGTGGTGCGTGTTCTCTCCGACCATGTCTCCGGGTTCCTGCTGCCGCGCCGCACGGAGACTCTCGCTGAATTCAGCGAGATGGGTGCCGAGTGGAGGGCCATGCTGCCGCTGCGGCCGCTGAAGGGGCAATGGCAGCGACCGGACCTCCGCAACCACCGCAAGCTGGTCGTGGTCGATGGCAGAATCGGCTTCACCGGCTCGCAGAACCTGATCGATTCGACGTATCTGAAGAAGAAGAACATCGCGAGGGGACTGCACTGGCACGAACTCATGATGAGTCTCGAGGGCCCGGCCGTGCGTGAGCTCGACGCCGTCTTCGTCTCCGACTGGTACAGCGAGACCGACGAGCTGCTCGCACTCGATACGAGCCCCGTGACACTCGGTGCGGCCCCCGGCCTCCTCGACGCCCAGGTGCTGCCGAGCGGCCCCAGTTTCGAGAATGACAACAACCTCAAGCTCTACGTTCTCCTCATCCAGAATGCGCGCAAGCGCGTCAGTATCACGAGCCCGTACTTCGTTCCGGAGGAGTCCACCCTCCTGGCCCTGATCACTGCGGCGTCGAGAGGGCTCGACGTCGAACTCTTCGTCTCGGCGATCGGCGACCAGACGCTTGTCTACCACGCCCAACGCTCCTACTACGAAGCCCTGCTTCGAGCCGGGGTCTCGATCTACCTGTACCGGGCACCGACCGTTCTGCATTCGAAACACTTCTCGATCGACGACGACGTGGCGGTCGTGGGCTCGAGCAACATGGACATCCGGTCGTTCAGCCTCAACATGGAGGTCTCGGTTCTCGTGCAGGGCCGCGAATTCGTGGATCGCCTGCGCGCCGTCGAAGATGACTACCGTGCCAACAGCGACGTGCTCGACCTCGAGACGTGGTTGAAACGGCCCCTCGGCCAGAAGATCAGCGACAACCTGGCCCGCCTGACGTCGTCACTGCAGTAG
- a CDS encoding AI-2E family transporter: protein MTESRLFSQGPFKTAFVATLGVLLALLLGSAAVSLSTAFTLIFLSLFVCLGLYPVVQKLERRKFSRTGAVFTVLGAFVVIVALLAWLILPIVVEQATKLVTYLPSGIDQIEHQAWFESMNGAFGGSLTPGIDWLTQAVADPNVWLAVGGGALRVGAGILNGVFGTVFVVVLTLYFVASLETIKAAAYSLVPASKRDGFIDLSETIAASVGKYLGGMVILAAMNAVFTFILLTACGVAYAPVLAALAFPITLIPLVGPVINLILITFVSLFTSPGVALIVFLVMLVYVQIESYVLTPRIVGKAISIPGSLVLIGALIGGTLLGLLGALIACPVSASLLLIMKKVVVPAQNTR from the coding sequence CGTCGCGACTCTCGGGGTTCTGCTGGCCCTCCTGCTGGGTTCGGCCGCGGTTTCGCTGAGCACAGCGTTCACGTTGATCTTTCTCTCGCTCTTCGTCTGTCTCGGGCTCTACCCCGTAGTTCAGAAGCTCGAGAGGCGCAAGTTCTCCCGGACGGGCGCGGTCTTCACCGTTCTCGGCGCATTCGTCGTCATTGTCGCGCTCCTCGCCTGGCTGATCCTGCCGATCGTGGTCGAGCAGGCGACGAAGCTCGTGACCTATCTGCCCAGCGGCATCGACCAGATCGAGCACCAGGCGTGGTTCGAGAGCATGAACGGGGCTTTCGGCGGTTCCCTCACACCGGGCATCGACTGGCTCACGCAGGCCGTCGCCGACCCGAATGTCTGGCTCGCGGTCGGGGGCGGGGCGTTGCGCGTGGGAGCGGGCATCCTGAACGGAGTGTTCGGCACAGTGTTCGTCGTGGTGCTCACGCTGTACTTCGTGGCGAGCCTCGAGACGATCAAGGCGGCGGCCTATTCGCTGGTACCGGCTTCGAAACGCGATGGTTTCATCGACCTCTCGGAGACGATCGCAGCGTCGGTCGGCAAGTACCTCGGCGGCATGGTGATCCTGGCAGCGATGAACGCGGTCTTCACCTTCATCCTGCTGACGGCGTGCGGAGTCGCCTATGCTCCCGTGCTCGCAGCGCTCGCGTTCCCCATCACCCTGATTCCGCTCGTCGGCCCGGTCATCAACCTCATTCTCATCACCTTCGTATCGTTGTTCACCTCACCGGGTGTCGCCCTGATCGTCTTTCTCGTGATGCTCGTCTATGTGCAGATCGAGTCGTACGTGCTCACTCCGCGCATCGTCGGGAAGGCGATCAGCATCCCTGGCTCGCTCGTGCTCATCGGTGCGTTGATCGGCGGAACCCTGCTCGGCCTGCTCGGTGCGCTCATCGCGTGCCCAGTGAGTGCTTCGCTGTTGCTCATCATGAAGAAGGTCGTCGTACCGGCCCAGAACACCCGTTAG